A region from the Paraurantiacibacter namhicola genome encodes:
- a CDS encoding N-formylglutamate amidohydrolase — MSDELFRQVGEPRPGGIVAVCDHASNVVPADIELGVDRALLDTHIAYDIGAGGVVDRLARRHDIAAHMACLSRLVVDLHREEDAAGVIPGSSDGHFIAGNIGADREARLSRFHRPYHDALGKWLDAAQPGLILSIHSFTPRLESDAGTDRPWEVGLLYNQDDSAARHAMRMFGEEGLTVGDNEPYSGKELNATMNRHAEAHGRPYLAIEIRNDLIRTEAEQARWAKLITDVAGRTLLALKSA; from the coding sequence ATGAGCGACGAACTCTTCCGCCAGGTGGGGGAGCCGCGGCCGGGCGGCATCGTGGCCGTGTGCGACCATGCCAGCAACGTCGTCCCCGCCGATATCGAACTTGGCGTCGATCGGGCGCTGCTCGATACGCACATCGCTTACGACATCGGGGCGGGCGGCGTTGTCGATCGTCTCGCGCGCCGGCATGACATCGCCGCACACATGGCCTGCCTCAGCCGGCTAGTGGTGGACCTCCACCGCGAAGAGGATGCGGCCGGCGTCATCCCCGGCAGCAGCGATGGCCATTTTATCGCAGGCAATATCGGTGCGGACCGCGAAGCACGCCTGAGCCGCTTCCACCGGCCGTACCATGATGCGCTGGGCAAATGGCTGGACGCTGCGCAGCCAGGGCTTATCCTTTCGATCCATAGCTTTACGCCGCGTCTTGAAAGCGATGCGGGAACTGACAGGCCGTGGGAAGTCGGGTTGCTGTATAACCAGGATGACAGCGCCGCGCGCCACGCCATGCGCATGTTCGGCGAGGAAGGCCTGACGGTCGGCGATAACGAGCCCTATTCCGGCAAGGAGCTGAACGCGACGATGAACCGCCATGCCGAGGCGCACGGGCGGCCATATCTCGCGATCGAGATCCGCAACGACCTCATCCGGACCGAGGCGGAGCAGGCGCGCTGGGCCAAGCTGATCACGGACGTGGCCGGGCGCACGCTGCTGGCACTCAAGAGCGCCTAA
- a CDS encoding electron transfer flavoprotein-ubiquinone oxidoreductase: protein MSERESMPCDVVIVGGGVAGLAAAIRLKQVDENLEVVVLEKGSEIGAHILSGAVVDPKALDELLPEWRSMDCPMAETPVTDNWHWAMSKNGKTSLPHLAMPPLMSNKGCYTGSLGNLCRWMAEQAEGMGVMVFPGFPASEVMFDESGAVAGVVTQDMGIAADGSQKSDYQPGMEIQAKYTFFAEGARGNLTKKMKAQFDLEADCEPQVYGLGVKELWDIDPDKHEPGRVIHTQGWPLSESDTWGGGFLYHQANGQVALGFVTALDYKNPYVSPFQEFQRWKQHPAIREYLEGGKRVAYGARAINEGGWQSVPKLAFPGGALIGCAAGFVNVPRIKGSHTAMKSGMLAAEAAAAAIAGGHEKTELADYDANLRESWIATELKKVQNAQPLVAKYGGDIGTILAGADMWMRTIKIGLPIKMKHHRDYEELQRADLHTPIAYPKPDGEISFDRLTSVSYSYTNHAEDQPNHLKVKDLELQRSSELDVFAGPSTRYCPAGVYEWVTEGEAEPKFVINSQNCVHCKTCDIKDPNQNIEWTTPEGGGGPNYPNM from the coding sequence GTGAGCGAACGGGAATCAATGCCGTGTGACGTGGTGATCGTGGGTGGCGGCGTGGCCGGCCTCGCGGCTGCGATCCGGCTGAAGCAGGTCGACGAGAACCTTGAAGTCGTAGTGCTGGAAAAGGGCTCCGAGATCGGGGCGCACATCCTTTCCGGCGCCGTGGTCGATCCAAAGGCCCTGGACGAGCTGCTTCCGGAATGGCGCAGCATGGACTGCCCGATGGCTGAAACGCCCGTTACCGACAACTGGCACTGGGCAATGTCGAAAAACGGCAAGACCAGCCTTCCGCACCTCGCCATGCCTCCGCTCATGAGCAACAAGGGTTGCTACACCGGTTCGCTCGGCAATCTGTGCCGCTGGATGGCGGAACAGGCCGAGGGGATGGGCGTGATGGTCTTCCCCGGCTTCCCCGCATCCGAAGTGATGTTCGATGAAAGCGGCGCCGTCGCCGGTGTCGTGACGCAGGACATGGGCATCGCAGCCGATGGCAGCCAGAAGTCGGATTACCAGCCCGGCATGGAAATCCAGGCCAAGTACACCTTCTTCGCAGAGGGGGCCCGCGGCAACCTCACCAAGAAGATGAAGGCGCAGTTCGACCTCGAGGCAGATTGCGAACCGCAGGTTTACGGTCTGGGCGTCAAGGAATTGTGGGACATCGATCCCGACAAGCATGAGCCTGGCCGCGTGATCCACACGCAGGGCTGGCCGCTTTCGGAAAGCGATACCTGGGGCGGGGGCTTCCTCTACCACCAGGCCAATGGCCAGGTGGCCTTGGGCTTCGTGACCGCGCTCGATTACAAGAACCCCTACGTTTCGCCCTTCCAGGAATTCCAGCGCTGGAAACAGCACCCGGCCATCCGCGAATATCTCGAGGGCGGGAAGCGCGTGGCTTACGGCGCGCGCGCGATCAACGAAGGCGGCTGGCAAAGCGTGCCCAAGCTCGCATTCCCGGGCGGCGCGCTGATCGGCTGCGCTGCGGGCTTCGTAAACGTGCCGCGCATCAAGGGCAGCCACACCGCAATGAAGAGCGGGATGCTGGCCGCAGAGGCCGCAGCTGCGGCTATCGCCGGTGGCCATGAGAAGACCGAGCTGGCCGATTACGATGCGAACCTGCGCGAAAGCTGGATCGCGACCGAACTCAAGAAGGTGCAGAACGCGCAGCCGCTCGTCGCCAAATATGGCGGCGATATCGGCACGATCCTGGCGGGCGCGGACATGTGGATGCGGACCATCAAGATCGGCCTGCCGATCAAGATGAAGCACCACCGCGATTACGAGGAATTGCAGCGCGCCGACCTGCACACGCCCATCGCCTATCCCAAGCCGGATGGCGAGATCAGCTTCGACCGGCTGACCAGCGTATCCTATTCTTATACCAATCACGCAGAAGACCAGCCCAACCACTTGAAAGTCAAGGATCTGGAGCTTCAGCGCAGCAGCGAGCTGGACGTCTTTGCCGGTCCTTCGACCCGTTATTGCCCGGCCGGTGTCTATGAATGGGTGACCGAGGGTGAGGCAGAGCCGAAGTTCGTGATCAACAGCCAGAACTGCGTCCACTGCAAGACCTGCGACATCAAGGATCCGAACCAGAACATCGAATGGACAACGCCCGAGGGCGGCGGTGGCCCGAACTATCCGAACATGTGA
- a CDS encoding 4-(cytidine 5'-diphospho)-2-C-methyl-D-erythritol kinase: MRETAYAKINLALHVRRRRADGYHELETVFAFVDGGDVLSAGPAQRDEVTMHGEFAPQITDPFGNLVSKALTALPRAQGLRIELEKSLPVAAGLGGGSADAGAVFRIVRELHGLPDDWQQRAAKLGADVPACVESVTCIGRGTGTELEPIESDMAGTPVLLVNPGIPLSTGPVFAAWDGTDRGALPEGPVSAVAQLGRNDLEAPAIGLVPEIGTVLAELRKTGAEIARMSGSGATCFATYRSHDVMREAADSLASSQPGWWQMQGRLR; this comes from the coding sequence ATGCGAGAGACAGCTTACGCCAAGATCAACCTGGCGCTGCACGTGCGGCGCAGGCGGGCTGACGGCTATCACGAGCTGGAGACCGTGTTCGCTTTCGTGGATGGCGGGGATGTGCTGAGCGCCGGTCCTGCACAACGGGACGAAGTGACAATGCACGGCGAATTCGCTCCGCAAATCACTGATCCGTTTGGAAATCTTGTCTCGAAGGCGCTCACTGCTCTACCACGGGCGCAGGGGCTGCGGATCGAGCTGGAGAAGAGCCTGCCGGTCGCTGCAGGCCTCGGTGGCGGGTCGGCGGATGCGGGCGCTGTGTTCCGCATCGTGCGCGAACTACACGGCTTGCCGGACGACTGGCAGCAGCGCGCGGCCAAGCTGGGTGCGGACGTTCCCGCCTGTGTCGAGAGCGTCACCTGTATCGGGCGCGGCACGGGCACGGAGCTGGAACCTATCGAGAGCGACATGGCCGGCACGCCCGTGCTCCTCGTAAACCCGGGCATTCCCCTTTCCACAGGGCCCGTGTTCGCGGCCTGGGACGGCACGGATCGCGGGGCCCTGCCGGAAGGTCCGGTGTCCGCCGTCGCACAGCTTGGCAGGAACGACCTGGAGGCCCCGGCCATTGGTCTGGTACCCGAAATCGGCACGGTGCTGGCGGAGTTGCGCAAGACAGGGGCGGAGATCGCGCGCATGAGCGGGTCCGGCGCCACCTGTTTTGCGACGTATCGAAGTCATGACGTCATGCGCGAAGCCGCAGATTCCCTCGCTTCCAGCCAGCCCGGTTGGTGGCAGATGCAAGGACGATTGAGATGA